A single region of the Streptomyces sp. ITFR-16 genome encodes:
- a CDS encoding tetratricopeptide repeat protein, which produces MSADATTIRQALQNNMEEPEGPARNARAERLLGEAEASGDAALVVEALVHQLQVYNYSSEKDKMFVPFARLLRLWDERPGDFDRFMTHHLFWMFKWVSSSMVDQPHIPLASIEKWQAEMEHRYRLAGHSERAVRQGELEIARHLGDLERGDRAYTAWQAAERDLMANCHACELHEQGGWQVQRGLDEQALETWAPVLEGEHVCAHEPHAVLASSLLPLLRTGRPEQARAHHLRGYRLVRPMESMRYSVALHIEFCALTGNEARGLEILAERPAYFTDSGNPGSLMGFLAVTALLMDRLTALGHGGQRVPGPAGTEWTAASLAVEARAQALALGARFDARNGNGYVGQEIRERMARVPLLERLPLGVRAVRPSAPAAPPAPVRPPAADAPDLAGLLAEARRLSDALRPEAGAAWLAAAERAEADGAVLVPGDRASLEDHRAMAGSLPPAEAAQAFAAAAGLYAEAGDPGEAVAAAARCAYAHALADGGADGALEEIAPLVARVLELHARGEATARQASGVLAGRARVLQQRLHEAGDEEALEAALTALEEGAREVLAFSEPLRDRAGVVTRIAEAHHFLGDVAAYRGDGPAAAELYARASAGVTEAGLPWCAVEYDAKRARIAARLGDHTTAERAARAALEHGESFVGASGRARLHLQLAEVLGATGRFAEATEQALDASHWADEAGEGTFLGAHARHQLGGWLLRLGRAAEAAAVLEAVLPDLSAEDHGDGMVVQTLWWLGDALSSLEEPRPAAEHWLRAADIARGWPEQQDHAMLAHLAGQALYRAELNPEAEQAYARAGELWRELGDVAALVRTLRVRAWIAVREGQPGIGAARALMAEAERECEAAGPKMLAELADTWRQTAELVARACEGEPGEAADDPARLAYEEALGYVGRASAAFREAGPELLGQRTAAELMAAWLEADLGRGDAALGRVAGVLAAYDGVAAGTDETVDARRAEVESVRAYVARAAGTDA; this is translated from the coding sequence ATGAGCGCCGACGCCACGACGATCCGCCAGGCCCTGCAGAACAACATGGAGGAGCCGGAGGGGCCCGCGCGCAACGCCCGCGCCGAGCGGCTGCTGGGCGAGGCGGAGGCGAGCGGGGACGCCGCGCTGGTGGTCGAGGCGCTCGTCCATCAGCTGCAGGTCTACAACTACAGCTCCGAGAAGGACAAGATGTTCGTCCCCTTCGCGCGGCTGCTGCGGCTGTGGGACGAACGGCCGGGCGACTTCGACCGTTTCATGACCCACCATCTGTTCTGGATGTTCAAGTGGGTCTCCAGCTCCATGGTCGACCAGCCGCACATCCCGCTCGCCTCCATCGAGAAGTGGCAGGCCGAGATGGAGCACCGCTACCGGCTGGCGGGCCACTCCGAGCGGGCCGTGCGCCAGGGCGAGCTGGAGATCGCCCGGCATCTGGGCGACCTGGAGCGGGGCGACCGGGCGTACACCGCCTGGCAGGCCGCCGAGCGGGACCTGATGGCCAACTGCCACGCCTGCGAGCTGCACGAGCAGGGCGGCTGGCAGGTGCAGCGCGGGCTGGACGAGCAGGCGCTGGAGACCTGGGCACCGGTGCTGGAGGGCGAGCACGTCTGCGCGCACGAGCCGCATGCCGTGCTGGCCTCCTCGCTGCTGCCGCTGCTGCGGACGGGGCGCCCGGAGCAGGCGCGCGCGCATCATCTGCGCGGGTACCGGCTGGTGAGGCCGATGGAGAGCATGCGCTACTCGGTGGCGCTGCACATCGAGTTCTGCGCGCTGACCGGCAACGAGGCCCGGGGGCTCGAGATCCTCGCGGAGCGCCCGGCGTACTTCACCGACAGCGGGAATCCGGGCAGCCTGATGGGCTTCCTGGCCGTCACCGCGCTGCTGATGGACCGGCTGACCGCGCTGGGGCACGGCGGGCAGCGGGTGCCGGGCCCGGCGGGCACCGAGTGGACCGCCGCGTCGCTGGCCGTCGAGGCCCGGGCCCAGGCGCTCGCCCTGGGAGCCCGGTTCGACGCGCGCAACGGCAACGGCTATGTGGGGCAGGAGATACGGGAGCGCATGGCGCGCGTCCCGCTGCTGGAGCGGCTGCCGCTGGGGGTACGGGCCGTGCGCCCGTCTGCCCCGGCGGCGCCCCCGGCCCCCGTGCGTCCCCCGGCGGCCGACGCCCCGGATCTGGCCGGGCTGCTGGCCGAGGCGCGCCGGCTGTCGGATGCCCTGCGCCCGGAGGCGGGGGCCGCGTGGCTGGCCGCCGCCGAGCGGGCCGAGGCGGACGGGGCCGTCCTCGTGCCCGGTGACCGGGCGAGCCTGGAGGACCACCGGGCGATGGCCGGTTCGCTGCCGCCCGCCGAGGCCGCGCAGGCGTTCGCCGCGGCGGCCGGGCTGTACGCGGAGGCGGGCGATCCGGGTGAGGCCGTCGCCGCGGCGGCCCGGTGCGCCTATGCGCATGCGCTGGCCGACGGGGGTGCGGACGGAGCGCTGGAGGAGATCGCGCCGCTGGTGGCCCGGGTGCTGGAGCTGCACGCCCGGGGCGAGGCCACGGCGCGGCAGGCGAGCGGGGTCCTGGCCGGCCGGGCCCGGGTCCTCCAGCAGCGGCTGCACGAGGCGGGGGACGAGGAGGCGCTGGAGGCCGCGCTCACCGCGCTCGAGGAGGGCGCGCGCGAGGTGCTGGCGTTCAGCGAGCCGCTGCGGGACAGGGCCGGGGTCGTCACCCGGATCGCGGAGGCGCACCACTTCCTCGGGGACGTCGCGGCCTACCGGGGTGACGGGCCGGCCGCCGCCGAGCTGTATGCGCGGGCCTCCGCCGGGGTGACGGAGGCGGGGCTGCCGTGGTGCGCGGTCGAGTACGACGCCAAGAGGGCGCGGATCGCGGCGCGGCTCGGCGACCACACGACGGCGGAACGGGCCGCGCGGGCCGCGCTGGAGCACGGTGAGTCGTTCGTGGGCGCGTCCGGGCGGGCCCGGCTGCATCTCCAGCTCGCCGAAGTGCTCGGCGCCACCGGCCGGTTCGCCGAGGCGACGGAACAGGCCCTGGACGCCTCGCACTGGGCGGACGAGGCGGGCGAGGGCACCTTCCTGGGCGCCCATGCCCGCCATCAGCTCGGCGGCTGGCTGCTCCGGCTGGGCCGGGCGGCGGAGGCGGCGGCGGTGCTGGAGGCCGTCCTGCCCGACCTCTCGGCCGAGGACCACGGGGACGGCATGGTCGTCCAGACGCTGTGGTGGCTGGGCGACGCGCTGTCCTCGCTGGAGGAGCCCCGGCCGGCGGCGGAGCACTGGCTGCGGGCGGCGGACATCGCGCGCGGCTGGCCCGAGCAGCAGGACCACGCGATGCTCGCGCATCTCGCCGGTCAGGCGCTCTACCGGGCCGAGCTGAACCCGGAGGCGGAGCAGGCCTACGCCCGGGCCGGGGAGCTGTGGCGGGAGCTGGGCGATGTCGCGGCGCTGGTGCGGACGCTGCGGGTGCGGGCCTGGATCGCGGTCCGCGAGGGGCAGCCGGGGATCGGTGCGGCCCGGGCGCTGATGGCCGAGGCGGAACGCGAGTGCGAGGCGGCGGGGCCGAAGATGCTGGCGGAGCTGGCCGACACCTGGCGCCAGACCGCCGAACTGGTCGCGCGCGCCTGCGAGGGCGAGCCGGGTGAGGCGGCGGACGATCCCGCGCGGCTGGCGTACGAGGAGGCGCTCGGGTACGTCGGCCGGGCGTCGGCGGCGTTCCGCGAGGCGGGCCCCGAACTGCTCGGCCAGCGCACGGCGGCCGAACTGATGGCCGCCTGGCTGGAGGCGGACCTGGGACGCGGTGACGCCGCGCTGGGGCGGGTGGCGGGGGTGCTCGCCGCGTACGACGGGGTGGCGGCGGGCACGGACGAGACGGTGGACGCGCGGCGGGCGGAGGTGGAGTCGGTGCGGGCGTACGTGGCGAGGGCGGCGGGCACGGACGCGTAG
- the rpmB gene encoding 50S ribosomal protein L28, translated as MAANCDVCGKGPSFGNSISHSHRRTSRRWNPNIQRVRAVVGRTPKRLNVCTSCIKAGKVAR; from the coding sequence GTGGCTGCCAACTGCGACGTTTGCGGCAAGGGGCCGAGCTTCGGCAACAGCATTTCGCACTCGCACCGCCGTACGTCCCGTCGCTGGAATCCCAACATCCAGCGCGTGCGTGCCGTGGTCGGGCGGACGCCGAAGCGGCTCAACGTCTGCACCTCGTGCATCAAGGCCGGCAAGGTCGCGCGCTGA
- the thiD gene encoding bifunctional hydroxymethylpyrimidine kinase/phosphomethylpyrimidine kinase, whose translation MPIPAAVPPRVLTVAGSDSGGGAGIQADLKTMLALGAHGMSVLTAVTAQNSLGVQGAWELPAEAVRAQYRSVVDDIGVSAVKTGMLSSALLVETVAGLLAGTDAPAVVDPVGVSKHGDPLLAAEALDSVRTKLLPVATVATPNLDEVAQLTGITVTDEAGMRRAAAELLGYGPRWVVIKGGHLPGEPVDLLTDGSEEHWLRAPRHDNRHTHGTGCTLASAIACGLARGEDVPTAVRAAKAYVTGAIAAGFPLGTGIGPVDHGWRLRDAG comes from the coding sequence ATGCCGATACCTGCTGCCGTACCTCCCCGTGTGCTCACCGTCGCCGGATCCGACTCCGGCGGCGGTGCGGGCATCCAGGCCGATCTGAAGACGATGCTGGCGCTCGGTGCGCACGGCATGAGCGTGCTCACCGCGGTCACCGCGCAGAACTCCCTGGGCGTCCAGGGCGCCTGGGAGCTGCCCGCCGAGGCCGTGCGCGCCCAGTACCGCAGCGTCGTGGACGACATCGGGGTCAGCGCGGTCAAGACCGGCATGCTGTCGTCCGCCCTGCTCGTCGAGACCGTCGCCGGGCTCCTCGCCGGGACGGACGCGCCCGCCGTCGTCGACCCGGTCGGCGTCTCCAAGCACGGGGACCCGCTGCTGGCCGCCGAGGCGCTCGACTCGGTCCGTACGAAGCTGCTGCCCGTGGCGACCGTGGCGACCCCGAACCTCGACGAAGTGGCGCAGCTCACGGGCATCACCGTCACCGACGAGGCCGGCATGCGCCGCGCCGCGGCCGAACTGCTGGGGTACGGGCCCCGCTGGGTGGTGATCAAGGGCGGGCACCTGCCGGGCGAGCCCGTGGACCTGCTCACCGACGGCAGCGAGGAGCACTGGCTGCGCGCCCCCCGTCACGACAACCGGCACACCCACGGCACGGGCTGCACCCTCGCCTCCGCCATCGCCTGCGGTCTGGCCCGGGGCGAGGACGTGCCGACGGCGGTCCGGGCCGCGAAGGCGTACGTCACCGGGGCGATCGCGGCGGGCTTCCCGCTGGGCACGGGCATCGGCCCGGTCGACCACGGGTGGCGGCTGCGGGACGCCGGCTGA
- a CDS encoding DAK2 domain-containing protein produces the protein MPQTADAPDAVAVRTWCSLALDALGREREAIDAINVYPVADGDTGTNLYLTVESAAAAVEAVFAAHETGTSVPTTADAVRAMAHGALIGARGNSGTILAQLLRGMAGVLAESAGPDRLALALERAAASAREAVAHPVEGTVLTVAAEAAAAARRTQPGASAGAVARAAYEGARTALEATPGQLAVLGRAGVVDAGGRGLVAVLGALVQAVSGRAPERPYEAPAPAAAFLAGADAGDCPAEAGPEGGPAFEVIYLLEARDEAVERLRTRLDGLGDSLVVVGGDGLWNVHVHVDDAGAAVEAGVEAGRPYRIRITHFAADRLHARPEPAQRAVVVVVPGDGLAGLCAQAGATTVLARPGEPPASGELVDAIRRAHAREVVLLPNDGELRHTAAAAAEQARTEGVRVALIPTRAAVQGIAALAVHEPDRSFDEDVVAMTAAAGATRYAELAVAERQSWTMAGICQAGDILGLIDGDVAVIGEDVPGTARKVLDRMLAAGGELVTLVLGEDVPDTLADALEEHVREGYLAVDTTVYRGGHQCAPLLIGVE, from the coding sequence GTGCCGCAGACCGCCGACGCACCGGACGCCGTCGCGGTGCGCACCTGGTGCTCACTGGCCCTGGACGCGCTCGGCCGGGAGCGCGAGGCGATCGACGCCATCAACGTGTATCCCGTCGCCGACGGGGACACCGGGACGAACCTCTATCTGACCGTGGAATCCGCGGCGGCGGCCGTCGAGGCGGTGTTCGCCGCCCATGAGACCGGCACATCGGTGCCCACCACGGCGGACGCGGTACGGGCCATGGCCCACGGGGCGCTCATCGGGGCGCGCGGCAACTCCGGCACCATCCTGGCGCAGCTGCTGCGCGGCATGGCCGGGGTGCTGGCCGAATCGGCGGGCCCGGACCGGCTGGCCCTCGCGCTGGAGCGGGCCGCCGCCTCCGCCCGCGAGGCGGTCGCCCACCCCGTCGAGGGCACGGTCCTGACGGTGGCCGCCGAGGCCGCCGCCGCAGCCCGGCGCACGCAGCCCGGCGCGAGCGCGGGCGCGGTGGCGCGAGCGGCGTACGAGGGGGCGCGCACCGCTCTGGAAGCGACCCCCGGACAGCTCGCCGTCCTCGGCAGGGCCGGGGTGGTCGACGCCGGCGGACGGGGACTCGTGGCGGTGCTCGGAGCGCTGGTCCAGGCGGTCTCGGGCCGGGCCCCGGAGCGGCCGTACGAGGCCCCCGCACCGGCCGCCGCCTTCCTCGCCGGGGCCGACGCGGGGGACTGCCCGGCGGAGGCCGGCCCCGAGGGCGGCCCGGCCTTCGAGGTCATCTACCTGCTGGAGGCCCGCGACGAGGCCGTGGAACGGCTGCGGACCCGGCTGGACGGTCTCGGCGACTCCCTGGTGGTCGTGGGCGGCGACGGCCTGTGGAACGTCCATGTGCACGTGGACGACGCGGGGGCCGCCGTGGAGGCCGGGGTCGAGGCCGGACGGCCGTACCGCATCCGGATCACCCACTTCGCCGCCGACCGGCTGCACGCCCGCCCCGAACCCGCCCAGCGCGCGGTCGTGGTGGTCGTCCCGGGCGACGGGCTGGCCGGGCTGTGCGCCCAGGCCGGTGCGACGACGGTGCTCGCGCGGCCCGGGGAGCCGCCGGCCAGCGGTGAACTCGTGGACGCGATCCGCCGGGCGCACGCCCGCGAGGTGGTCCTCCTGCCCAACGACGGAGAGCTGCGGCACACCGCCGCGGCCGCCGCGGAACAGGCCAGGACCGAGGGTGTCCGGGTCGCCCTGATCCCGACCCGGGCCGCCGTCCAGGGCATCGCGGCCCTGGCCGTCCACGAACCGGACCGCAGCTTCGACGAGGACGTGGTCGCGATGACCGCGGCGGCCGGCGCGACCCGCTACGCCGAACTCGCCGTCGCCGAACGGCAGTCCTGGACCATGGCGGGCATCTGCCAGGCCGGCGACATCCTCGGCCTGATCGACGGCGATGTGGCCGTCATCGGCGAGGACGTCCCCGGCACGGCCCGCAAGGTGCTGGACCGGATGCTCGCGGCGGGCGGCGAACTGGTCACCCTGGTCCTCGGCGAGGACGTCCCCGACACCCTGGCCGACGCCCTGGAGGAACACGTCCGCGAGGGCTACCTGGCGGTCGACACGACGGTCTACCGGGGCGGCCACCAGTGCGCGCCCCTGCTGATCGGGGTGGAGTAG